One Bradyrhizobium sp. CCGB12 genomic window carries:
- a CDS encoding molybdopterin cofactor-binding domain-containing protein: MSFEINGKPFSQASRAGQCLRTFLRELGQFGVKKGCDAGDCGACTVLLDGEPVHSCLIPAFRAEGRAVTTIEGLGGDHGVHPMQQAFLDAQGFQCGFCTAGMILTCASLNQAQRTDLGTALKGNICRCTGYRSIEDAILGKTNVEASVEAGAAFGRSLPAPAGPDIVHGKARYTFDTVMDGLLHIKLLRSPHAHARIIAIDKSEALRVPGVHAVLTHEDAPSVLISTARHEKDWMDPEDTRILDDVVRFIGQKVAAVVAESEAAAEEACRRLRVEYEILPALIDPEEAMTPGAPVIHPDRTTANRVADAQRNLVAETHGEFGDVTAALATSAITFEGTFHSHRVQHAALETHGGLAWLDDAGVLNVRTSTQVPFLTRRALSDIFELPLDKVRVFCERVGGGFGGKQEMFVEDVLALATLKTGRPVKLELTREEQFIATSTRHPMRVHIKAGADADGKLTALQLEVLSNTGAYGNHAGPVMFHSLSESIAVYNCANKRIDGFAVYTNTVPSGAFRGYGLPQTQIAIEAAIDELARQLGISPFEMRRRNIVRDGDPMLSPPPSEFHDVVYGSYGLDQCLDLVERAMQADGPQPDLPPEWLIGDGIALTMIDTVPPAGHLADAMIALNDDGSFDLTVGTAEFGNGTSTVHRQIAATTLATTVDRIRLRQSDTAHGGHDTGAYGSAGMFVAGKATHAAAMHLATELKTAAASVWLCDAASCTLEAEAVVSGVRRMSFAELARLARERGQPFAASGNSTGTPRSVGFNVQGFRIAVNKGTGELKILRSVHAADAGVVANPMQCHGQVEGGVAQALGAALYEEMVIDTDGRVTNAKFRDYHLPSFADVPRTEVFFADTSDTVGPLGAKSMSESPYNPVAAALGNAIANATGIRFTAPPFKPDRLFPALHDKFGS; the protein is encoded by the coding sequence ATGAGCTTCGAGATCAACGGCAAGCCATTTTCGCAAGCGTCGCGCGCCGGCCAGTGTCTGCGCACGTTCTTGCGCGAACTGGGCCAATTCGGCGTGAAGAAAGGCTGCGATGCCGGCGATTGTGGCGCCTGCACCGTGCTGCTGGATGGCGAGCCGGTCCATAGCTGCCTGATCCCTGCTTTCCGCGCCGAGGGACGCGCCGTGACCACGATTGAAGGTCTTGGCGGGGACCACGGCGTCCATCCGATGCAGCAGGCTTTCCTCGATGCTCAAGGCTTTCAATGCGGCTTCTGCACCGCCGGCATGATCCTGACCTGCGCCTCGCTGAACCAGGCCCAGCGCACCGATCTCGGCACCGCGTTGAAGGGCAATATCTGCCGCTGCACCGGCTATCGTTCGATCGAGGATGCGATCCTCGGCAAGACAAATGTCGAGGCGAGCGTCGAGGCCGGCGCCGCATTCGGCCGTAGCCTGCCGGCCCCCGCAGGTCCCGACATCGTCCACGGCAAGGCACGCTACACGTTCGATACCGTCATGGACGGACTGCTGCACATCAAGCTGCTCCGCTCGCCTCATGCTCACGCCAGGATCATCGCGATCGACAAGTCGGAGGCCCTTCGCGTTCCCGGCGTGCACGCGGTGCTGACGCATGAGGATGCGCCGTCGGTCCTGATTTCCACCGCGCGCCATGAGAAGGACTGGATGGATCCCGAGGACACCCGCATCCTCGATGACGTCGTCCGCTTCATCGGTCAGAAGGTCGCGGCCGTCGTCGCCGAGAGCGAAGCCGCTGCCGAGGAGGCGTGCCGGCGGCTCAGGGTCGAATACGAGATCCTGCCTGCGCTGATCGATCCGGAAGAGGCGATGACGCCGGGCGCGCCCGTCATTCATCCTGACCGCACCACGGCGAACCGCGTCGCCGATGCCCAGCGCAACCTCGTTGCGGAGACACACGGCGAATTCGGCGACGTTACGGCCGCACTCGCGACCTCCGCCATCACCTTCGAAGGCACCTTCCACAGTCATCGTGTGCAGCATGCGGCGCTGGAGACCCACGGCGGCCTCGCCTGGCTCGACGATGCAGGCGTGCTCAACGTCCGCACCTCGACCCAGGTGCCGTTCCTGACCCGGCGCGCGCTGTCTGACATCTTCGAGCTCCCCCTGGACAAGGTTCGCGTGTTCTGCGAACGCGTCGGTGGCGGCTTTGGCGGCAAGCAGGAGATGTTCGTCGAGGACGTCCTTGCACTCGCCACGCTCAAGACCGGACGTCCGGTGAAGCTCGAGCTGACGCGCGAGGAGCAATTCATCGCGACGTCGACGCGGCACCCGATGCGGGTTCACATCAAGGCCGGTGCCGATGCCGACGGCAAGCTGACCGCGCTGCAGCTCGAGGTGCTCTCGAACACCGGCGCCTACGGCAATCACGCCGGCCCTGTGATGTTCCACTCGCTGTCGGAGTCCATCGCCGTCTACAATTGCGCGAACAAGCGGATTGACGGCTTCGCCGTCTACACCAACACGGTGCCATCGGGCGCGTTTCGCGGTTATGGCCTGCCCCAGACGCAGATTGCGATCGAAGCCGCGATCGACGAGCTGGCCAGACAGCTCGGTATCAGCCCCTTCGAGATGCGCCGGCGCAACATCGTCAGGGACGGCGACCCCATGCTGTCCCCGCCGCCGTCCGAATTTCACGACGTCGTCTATGGCTCCTACGGGCTCGACCAGTGCCTCGACCTCGTCGAGCGCGCCATGCAGGCCGATGGCCCGCAGCCGGACCTGCCGCCGGAATGGCTCATCGGCGACGGCATCGCCCTGACCATGATCGACACGGTGCCACCGGCCGGCCATCTCGCCGACGCCATGATCGCGCTCAACGACGACGGCAGCTTCGACCTCACCGTCGGCACCGCCGAGTTCGGCAACGGCACCAGCACTGTGCATCGGCAGATCGCTGCGACAACGCTCGCGACCACCGTAGACAGGATTCGCCTGCGCCAGTCCGACACCGCCCATGGCGGCCACGACACCGGCGCCTATGGCAGCGCGGGCATGTTCGTCGCGGGCAAGGCGACACATGCGGCGGCCATGCACCTCGCGACGGAGCTGAAGACGGCCGCCGCAAGCGTCTGGCTCTGCGATGCCGCGAGCTGCACGCTCGAGGCCGAAGCCGTCGTCAGCGGCGTCCGGCGCATGTCGTTTGCGGAATTGGCAAGGCTTGCGCGCGAACGGGGACAGCCGTTCGCGGCCAGCGGAAATTCCACCGGCACGCCGCGCTCGGTTGGCTTCAACGTGCAGGGCTTTCGGATCGCCGTGAACAAGGGCACCGGCGAGCTCAAGATTCTCAGGAGCGTACATGCGGCAGACGCCGGCGTCGTCGCCAATCCGATGCAATGCCACGGGCAGGTCGAAGGCGGCGTCGCGCAGGCGCTCGGCGCCGCGCTCTACGAGGAGATGGTGATCGATACGGACGGCCGCGTCACCAATGCCAAGTTCCGCGACTATCACCTGCCCTCCTTCGCCGACGTGCCTCGTACCGAAGTGTTCTTCGCCGACACCAGCGACACGGTCGGACCGCTTGGAGCAAAGTCGATGAGCGAGAGCCCGTACAATCCGGTCGCCGCCGCGCTGGGCAACGCGATCGCCAACGCCACCGGCATCCGCTTCACAGCGCCGCCCTTCAAGCCGGACCGGCTATTTCCGGCCTTGCACGACAAGTTCGGTAGCTAG
- a CDS encoding FAD binding domain-containing protein — translation MDLNTITAVAHPQTRAQLPVWTAGDAWLAGGTWLFSEPQVHLRRLIDLTDLKWPALTITESHLSIAATCTIAELDGLACPSDWLAAPLIGQCCRAFLASFKIWKTATVGGNVCMSLPAGPMISLTSALDGVCTIWKVRGGEQKIPVVDFVTGNQRNRLTPGDLIRQIDIPIAALRRRTAFRQISLAPVGRSAALLIGSLDADGTLTLTVTASTVRPIQLTLRKAPDAGALLEAITQRITDDLYHTDIHGKPLWRKHMTLRLAEQIRGELSAGAPS, via the coding sequence ATGGATTTGAATACCATCACAGCAGTCGCCCATCCGCAAACGCGCGCGCAACTACCCGTCTGGACGGCAGGTGATGCTTGGCTTGCAGGCGGCACCTGGCTGTTCTCGGAGCCGCAGGTCCATTTGAGGCGGCTGATCGATCTGACCGACCTGAAATGGCCGGCGCTGACGATCACCGAAAGCCATCTCAGCATCGCCGCCACCTGCACCATCGCAGAGCTCGATGGTCTCGCCTGCCCGTCTGACTGGCTCGCGGCGCCGCTGATCGGCCAGTGCTGCCGGGCTTTTCTTGCTTCGTTCAAGATCTGGAAGACCGCGACCGTCGGCGGCAATGTCTGCATGTCCCTGCCGGCAGGACCGATGATCTCGCTCACATCAGCGCTCGACGGCGTCTGCACCATCTGGAAGGTGCGCGGTGGAGAGCAGAAGATTCCGGTCGTCGACTTCGTCACCGGCAACCAGCGCAACCGCCTGACGCCGGGCGACCTGATCCGACAGATCGATATCCCGATTGCTGCATTAAGGCGCCGCACGGCCTTTCGCCAGATCTCGCTGGCGCCAGTCGGCCGCTCGGCGGCGCTGCTGATCGGCAGTCTCGATGCTGATGGTACGCTGACGCTGACAGTTACAGCGTCGACGGTGCGGCCGATCCAGCTGACCCTTCGCAAGGCCCCGGACGCCGGCGCGCTTCTAGAGGCGATCACGCAGCGCATCACGGATGACCTGTACCACACCGACATCCACGGTAAGCCGCTCTGGCGCAAGCACATGACGCTGCGGCTCGCCGAGCAGATCCGCGGCGAACTCTCTGCCGGAGCGCCGTCATGA
- a CDS encoding 8-oxoguanine deaminase — MSDIQPIWIRDPLAILADGAERGIVVKGGRIVELVPAGGTPATADVAVFDAGQHVVLPGLINTHHHFYQTLTRALPAAMDRELFPWLQALYPVWAKLKPEALELGVTVAMSELLLSGCTTTTDHHYVFPAGLEDAVDIEVAVAKRLGVRVLLTRGSMNLSQRDGGLPPDSVVQDEDTILADSALAVAKHHERGADAMVQIALAPCSPFSVTTSLMRATADLAGKLDVRLHTHLAETEDENRFCEQMYGCRPLDYLEQCGWLNARTWLAHGIFFNDDEIKRLGKAKTTISHCACSNQILASGCCPVCEMEEAGVGIGIGVDGSASNDGSNLMQEVRAAFLLQRARYGVTKVSHKDALRWATKGSAACVGRPELGEIAVGKAADLALFRLDELRFSGHGDPLAALVLCGAHRADRVMVAGKWAVIDGAIPGLDVADLIRRHSTAARAMQVG, encoded by the coding sequence ATGAGCGACATACAGCCGATCTGGATCAGGGATCCCCTCGCCATCCTCGCAGACGGCGCCGAGCGTGGAATCGTGGTGAAGGGCGGCCGGATCGTCGAACTCGTGCCGGCCGGCGGGACGCCTGCGACGGCGGATGTCGCGGTGTTCGATGCGGGCCAACACGTCGTGCTGCCGGGCCTGATCAACACCCACCATCATTTCTACCAGACCCTGACGCGGGCGTTGCCGGCGGCGATGGACCGGGAGCTGTTTCCCTGGCTTCAGGCACTCTATCCGGTGTGGGCGAAGCTGAAGCCCGAAGCGCTGGAGCTCGGCGTCACCGTGGCGATGTCCGAGCTGCTGTTGTCGGGTTGCACCACGACGACCGATCACCATTACGTATTCCCGGCAGGACTCGAGGACGCCGTGGATATCGAAGTCGCGGTGGCAAAGCGGCTCGGCGTGCGCGTGCTGCTGACGCGCGGATCGATGAACCTGTCGCAGCGCGACGGCGGCTTGCCGCCCGACAGCGTCGTCCAGGACGAGGACACCATCCTTGCCGACAGCGCGCTCGCGGTGGCAAAGCATCACGAGCGCGGTGCGGATGCGATGGTGCAGATCGCACTCGCGCCGTGTTCGCCCTTCTCGGTGACGACGTCTCTGATGCGCGCCACGGCCGATCTCGCCGGCAAGCTCGACGTACGCCTGCACACTCATCTCGCCGAGACCGAGGACGAGAACAGGTTCTGCGAGCAGATGTACGGCTGCCGCCCGCTCGACTATCTCGAGCAATGCGGCTGGCTCAATGCGCGGACCTGGCTCGCCCACGGAATCTTTTTCAACGACGACGAGATCAAGCGGCTCGGCAAGGCCAAGACGACCATCAGCCATTGCGCGTGCAGCAACCAGATTCTGGCGTCTGGCTGCTGCCCCGTCTGCGAGATGGAAGAGGCCGGTGTCGGCATCGGTATCGGCGTCGACGGCTCGGCCTCGAATGATGGCTCAAATCTCATGCAGGAGGTTCGTGCCGCGTTCCTGCTGCAACGCGCGCGCTATGGCGTGACGAAGGTCAGCCACAAGGATGCCCTGCGCTGGGCCACCAAGGGCTCAGCGGCGTGTGTCGGCCGACCGGAACTCGGTGAGATCGCCGTCGGCAAGGCGGCCGATCTCGCGCTGTTCAGGCTCGACGAACTGCGCTTCTCCGGCCATGGCGATCCCCTGGCCGCGCTGGTGCTGTGTGGCGCGCATCGCGCCGATCGGGTGATGGTGGCGGGCAAATGGGCCGTGATCGACGGCGCGATCCCGGGACTGGATGTCGCCGACCTCATCCGCCGTCACAGCACGGCGGCGCGGGCGATGCAGGTGGGCTAG
- a CDS encoding BMP family ABC transporter substrate-binding protein, with amino-acid sequence MRKSLLALAAGLLLAGSVSAATAADKLKVGFIYLGPIGDLGWTYQHDLARQALVKELGDKIETTYLENVPEGPDAERSIEQLVRAGNKLIFTTSFGYMDPTLKVAKKYPNVHFEHATGYKRNPNMSTYSAKWYQGRYIQGLIAAKMSKSGVLGYIGSFPIPEVVSGINATILAAQTINPNIKVKIIWANTWFDPGKEADAAKALIDQGADVIMQHTDSPAAMQIASERGKLAFGQDSEMIKFGPKTQLTSILDTWGPYYIERVKAELAGTWKSGDTWGGLDSHMFAMAPYTNMPDDVKKMAEDAQAAITAGKLHPFKCPIVGQDGKPVECKGGDHLDDGQILGMNFYVKGIDDKLPGK; translated from the coding sequence ATGAGGAAATCACTTCTTGCGCTGGCTGCCGGGCTCTTGCTTGCCGGGAGCGTCAGCGCAGCCACCGCCGCCGACAAGCTGAAGGTCGGCTTCATCTATCTGGGTCCGATCGGAGACCTCGGCTGGACCTATCAGCACGACCTCGCGCGCCAGGCGCTGGTCAAGGAATTGGGCGACAAGATCGAAACCACCTATCTGGAGAACGTACCCGAAGGTCCCGACGCCGAGCGCTCCATCGAGCAGCTCGTCCGCGCCGGCAACAAGCTCATCTTCACGACATCATTCGGCTACATGGATCCGACGCTGAAGGTCGCCAAGAAATATCCGAACGTGCATTTCGAGCACGCCACCGGCTACAAGCGCAACCCGAACATGTCGACCTATTCGGCCAAATGGTACCAGGGCCGCTACATCCAGGGCCTGATCGCGGCCAAGATGTCGAAATCAGGCGTGCTCGGCTATATCGGTTCGTTCCCGATTCCGGAGGTCGTGTCCGGCATCAACGCGACGATCCTGGCGGCGCAGACCATCAACCCGAACATCAAGGTCAAGATCATCTGGGCCAACACCTGGTTCGATCCGGGCAAGGAGGCCGACGCCGCCAAGGCGCTGATTGACCAGGGCGCCGACGTCATCATGCAGCACACGGATTCGCCAGCGGCAATGCAGATCGCCAGCGAACGCGGCAAGCTGGCCTTCGGCCAGGATTCCGAGATGATCAAGTTCGGGCCCAAGACCCAGCTCACCTCGATCCTCGACACCTGGGGCCCCTATTACATCGAGCGCGTCAAGGCCGAGCTCGCCGGCACCTGGAAGTCCGGGGACACCTGGGGCGGCCTCGACAGCCACATGTTCGCGATGGCGCCCTACACCAACATGCCTGACGACGTGAAAAAGATGGCCGAGGATGCCCAGGCTGCGATCACCGCGGGCAAGCTGCATCCGTTCAAATGCCCGATCGTTGGGCAGGACGGCAAGCCGGTCGAGTGCAAGGGCGGCGATCACCTCGATGACGGCCAGATCCTCGGCATGAATTTCTACGTCAAAGGCATCGACGACAAGCTTCCGGGCAAGTAG
- a CDS encoding ABC transporter permease, whose translation MELVEAIILAVLAASTPLLIAATGELVTERSGVLNLGVEGMMIVGAACGFAGAWLTGSIFIGALFGIVAGTLMSLVFALMTLALAVNQVATGLALTILGIGLSGLIGAGFVGERITPAVHLAIPGLTDIPLIGRVLFGEDGFVYFSIALIVGVWWFLYRTRAGLILRACGDNHVSAHALGYPVLRIRTFAVMFGGACAGLAGAYLPLAYTPFFIPGMTAGRGWIALALVVFSSWRPGRLVVGAYLFGAVTILQLHAQGWGVGIPSQFMSALPYLATVIVLVLLSRARTGGSTAPAALGTVFVPDR comes from the coding sequence GTGGAACTGGTTGAGGCCATCATCCTCGCGGTGCTTGCCGCGTCGACGCCGCTCTTGATTGCGGCGACCGGCGAGCTCGTGACCGAACGCTCCGGCGTTCTCAATCTCGGGGTCGAGGGCATGATGATCGTCGGCGCCGCCTGCGGCTTTGCCGGCGCCTGGCTGACCGGATCCATCTTCATTGGCGCGCTGTTCGGCATTGTCGCGGGCACGCTGATGTCACTGGTCTTTGCGCTGATGACGCTCGCGCTCGCCGTCAACCAGGTCGCCACGGGTCTCGCGCTGACCATCCTCGGCATCGGACTCTCCGGCCTGATCGGCGCCGGCTTCGTCGGTGAGCGCATCACGCCGGCCGTGCACCTCGCCATTCCTGGCCTCACTGACATCCCCCTGATCGGCCGCGTGCTGTTCGGCGAGGACGGCTTCGTCTATTTCTCCATTGCACTCATCGTCGGCGTCTGGTGGTTCCTGTACCGCACGCGCGCGGGGTTGATCCTGCGCGCCTGCGGCGACAATCATGTCTCTGCCCATGCGCTCGGCTATCCCGTGCTGCGCATCCGCACCTTCGCCGTGATGTTCGGCGGCGCCTGCGCCGGACTCGCCGGCGCTTATCTGCCGCTTGCCTATACCCCGTTCTTCATTCCCGGCATGACCGCAGGTCGCGGCTGGATCGCGCTGGCGTTGGTGGTGTTCTCGTCCTGGCGGCCCGGCCGGCTCGTCGTTGGCGCCTATCTCTTCGGCGCAGTGACGATCCTGCAATTGCACGCCCAAGGCTGGGGCGTCGGTATCCCCTCGCAGTTCATGTCGGCGCTGCCTTACCTCGCGACCGTCATCGTGCTGGTCCTGCTCTCCCGCGCGCGCACCGGCGGCTCGACAGCGCCGGCGGCGCTCGGCACCGTGTTCGTGCCTGACCGCTGA
- a CDS encoding ABC transporter permease, with translation MRLVLERRAERSTTIALVSPLIAIGLTIATMVILFAILGKNPLLALHAYFIAPLTDGYSLQEIAVKATPLVMIAIGLSLCYLANAWNIGAEGQFLIGAVAGSWIAVKTQGTDAGAWVLPVMLVLAATAGALYALIPAICRVKFGASEILTSLMLVYVADLLLDYLVRGPWRDPHGFNFPTTAEFDPVATVPLLIEGGRLHLGAIISLLVVAAAAILLGRTIKGFEIRVVGAAPRAARFGGFNANQLIVLTFAVSGALAGLAGIIEVAGPVGHLQPGISPGYGFTAIIVAFLGRLNPVGILVAGLFLALTFIGGEQAQIAMKIPLDVTKVFQGVLLFYVLACDSLILYRFKLVFPNRQVARGTG, from the coding sequence ATGCGATTGGTGCTTGAGAGGCGCGCCGAGCGCTCCACTACGATCGCGCTGGTCTCGCCGCTGATCGCGATCGGCCTCACGATCGCGACCATGGTCATCCTGTTCGCGATCCTCGGCAAGAATCCGCTGCTCGCCTTGCATGCCTATTTCATCGCGCCCTTGACCGACGGCTATTCGCTCCAGGAAATCGCGGTGAAAGCGACGCCGCTGGTGATGATCGCGATCGGGCTCTCCCTCTGCTATCTCGCCAACGCCTGGAATATCGGCGCCGAGGGCCAGTTCCTGATAGGTGCCGTCGCCGGGAGCTGGATCGCGGTGAAGACACAGGGCACCGATGCCGGGGCCTGGGTGCTGCCCGTCATGCTCGTGCTCGCCGCGACCGCAGGCGCGCTCTATGCGCTGATCCCCGCAATCTGCAGGGTGAAGTTCGGCGCCAGCGAGATTCTGACCAGCCTGATGCTGGTCTATGTCGCCGACCTTCTCCTGGACTATCTCGTGCGCGGCCCCTGGCGCGATCCGCACGGTTTCAACTTCCCGACCACGGCCGAGTTCGATCCGGTGGCGACGGTGCCGCTGTTGATCGAGGGCGGCCGGCTGCATCTCGGCGCGATCATCTCCCTGCTCGTCGTCGCAGCAGCGGCGATCCTGCTCGGGCGCACCATCAAGGGCTTTGAAATCCGCGTCGTCGGTGCTGCACCCCGCGCCGCGCGCTTCGGCGGCTTCAATGCCAATCAGCTCATCGTCCTGACTTTCGCCGTCTCGGGCGCGCTCGCGGGCCTCGCCGGAATCATCGAGGTCGCGGGCCCCGTCGGGCATCTCCAGCCCGGCATCTCGCCTGGTTATGGTTTTACCGCGATCATCGTTGCCTTCCTCGGCCGGCTGAACCCGGTTGGAATACTCGTTGCAGGCCTCTTCCTCGCATTGACCTTTATCGGCGGTGAGCAGGCGCAGATCGCGATGAAGATCCCGTTGGACGTCACCAAGGTCTTTCAGGGCGTTCTGTTATTCTACGTGCTAGCCTGCGATTCCCTGATCCTGTACCGCTTCAAGCTGGTTTTCCCGAACCGACAGGTGGCCCGTGGAACTGGTTGA
- a CDS encoding ABC transporter ATP-binding protein → MLDQTPDGLHFGELPLLQTIGLTKRYGDFLANDSIDIEIRPKQIHALLGENGAGKSTLVKAIYGLIQPSAGEIRWQGERMLLSGPSDARSRGIGMVFQHFSLFDNLTVAENVALGLDGKESFKDMSARLQQVSKTYGLPLDPKREVWQLSVGERQRIEIVRALMQNPRFLILDEPTAVLTPQEADQLFIVLERLKTEGRAILYISHKLEEVKRLCDTATILRGGRKVETCNPRRETAASLARMMVGSEIKQVKAASGRKTTVPRLVVNDLSLPPGEAHGVRLEHISFALKGGEILGIAGVAGNGQDELFAALSGERLSKDPGTIVIEGIAAGHLSITHRRKLGAAFVPEERLGHGTAPRMKLSENALLTGHAASGMVHRGFINTAATLNTVDRATQTFDVRKTKRDPEAASLSGGNLQKFIVGREILRNPAVLVVSQPTWGVDAGAAAVIRQALLDLAAAGAAVLVTSQDLDELAEIADRIAVMFHGRLSAPLAASEAGREKLGLLMGGGSLEPKEAAHAIGA, encoded by the coding sequence ATGTTAGATCAGACGCCTGACGGCCTGCATTTCGGCGAGCTCCCTCTTCTTCAGACGATCGGGCTCACCAAGCGCTATGGTGATTTCCTCGCCAACGATTCCATCGACATCGAGATCCGGCCGAAGCAGATCCACGCCTTGCTGGGCGAGAACGGCGCCGGCAAGTCGACGCTCGTCAAGGCGATCTACGGATTGATCCAGCCCAGCGCCGGCGAGATTCGCTGGCAGGGCGAACGAATGCTGCTGTCCGGCCCCTCGGACGCGCGCAGCCGCGGCATCGGCATGGTGTTCCAGCATTTCTCGCTGTTCGACAATCTCACCGTCGCCGAGAACGTCGCGCTCGGCCTCGACGGCAAAGAGTCCTTCAAGGACATGTCGGCGCGGCTGCAGCAGGTCTCGAAGACCTATGGCTTGCCACTCGATCCCAAGCGCGAAGTCTGGCAATTGTCGGTCGGCGAGCGTCAGCGCATCGAGATCGTCCGCGCGCTGATGCAAAATCCGAGATTCCTGATCCTGGACGAGCCCACGGCGGTGCTGACGCCGCAGGAGGCCGACCAGCTCTTCATCGTGCTGGAACGGCTCAAGACCGAAGGCCGCGCCATCCTCTACATCAGCCACAAGCTGGAGGAGGTGAAGCGGCTTTGCGACACCGCAACGATCCTACGCGGCGGCAGGAAGGTCGAGACCTGCAATCCCCGACGCGAAACCGCCGCCTCGCTCGCGCGCATGATGGTCGGGAGCGAGATCAAGCAAGTGAAGGCCGCATCCGGCCGCAAGACCACCGTGCCGCGGCTTGTTGTCAACGATCTTTCACTTCCACCTGGCGAAGCGCATGGCGTTCGGCTCGAGCACATTTCGTTCGCACTGAAGGGCGGCGAGATCCTTGGAATCGCCGGGGTCGCCGGCAACGGCCAGGACGAGCTGTTCGCCGCGCTCTCCGGTGAGCGACTCTCGAAGGATCCTGGCACCATCGTGATCGAGGGCATCGCCGCAGGCCACCTCTCGATCACGCATCGACGCAAGCTGGGCGCCGCCTTTGTGCCCGAGGAGCGGCTCGGCCACGGCACCGCACCGCGCATGAAGTTGTCGGAAAACGCGCTGCTCACCGGACATGCGGCCAGCGGCATGGTCCATCGCGGCTTCATCAACACCGCAGCCACGCTGAACACGGTCGACCGCGCAACCCAGACATTTGACGTCCGCAAGACCAAGCGCGATCCGGAAGCTGCCAGCCTTTCCGGCGGCAATCTGCAAAAGTTCATCGTGGGACGGGAGATCCTGCGCAACCCCGCGGTGCTGGTGGTGAGCCAGCCCACCTGGGGAGTCGACGCCGGCGCTGCCGCCGTGATCCGCCAGGCGCTGCTTGATCTTGCAGCCGCAGGCGCCGCCGTGCTCGTCACCAGCCAGGATCTCGACGAGCTCGCCGAGATCGCCGACCGCATCGCAGTAATGTTCCACGGCCGGCTCTCCGCACCGCTCGCAGCGAGCGAAGCAGGCCGCGAAAAGCTCGGCCTTCTCATGGGCGGCGGCAGCCTGGAGCCGAAGGAGGCCGCGCATGCGATTGGTGCTTGA
- a CDS encoding nucleoside deaminase → MHGAAERDEHFLRLSFAVARRSLTHGNHPFGCIVVDTEGKVLIESENGYMPDHDGTAHAERLAATQASRTLSREVLAKATLYSSAEPCAMCAGAIYWAGIGRVVYGLSEHRLRGVTGNHPENPTLDLPCRKVFASGQRPTEVIGPLLEEEAEALHDGVWTK, encoded by the coding sequence ATGCACGGCGCAGCCGAACGTGACGAGCACTTTCTGCGTCTGTCCTTCGCGGTCGCCCGCCGCTCCCTCACCCATGGCAATCATCCCTTCGGCTGCATCGTCGTCGATACGGAAGGCAAGGTACTGATCGAGTCGGAGAACGGCTACATGCCGGACCATGACGGCACCGCGCATGCCGAGCGCCTCGCGGCCACGCAGGCCTCTCGCACGCTCAGCCGCGAGGTGCTGGCGAAGGCAACGCTCTACTCCTCCGCCGAACCCTGCGCGATGTGCGCCGGCGCGATCTACTGGGCCGGCATCGGCCGCGTGGTCTACGGCCTCAGCGAGCACCGCCTGCGGGGTGTCACCGGCAACCATCCGGAGAACCCGACGCTCGACCTGCCCTGTCGCAAGGTCTTTGCCAGCGGGCAGCGGCCGACCGAAGTCATCGGCCCACTGCTCGAAGAGGAGGCCGAAGCGCTGCACGACGGCGTGTGGACGAAGTAG